From Rhopalosiphum padi isolate XX-2018 chromosome 2, ASM2088224v1, whole genome shotgun sequence:
tttattatgcataaaaaaatatgtatatttatttatttatatgatgcatttaagtattttagtattatactatcaatggacaaatttaaaaataacagatttTAAACACGGAATTTTTAAAACCCTTAATCTCAATAACGAAACCTTCTAATACATCTGTTgtgatagttattatttatctttaactcaaactttgtttttttaggtattaaaacaataaatattaatcaaaataaaaactttgtaaCATTGAAGAACAATAGAtggttttcatatttttcgAGTAAGTAAACATGCAAACTCACTTATACACTAATTCAAATACCGTCTTTTTAGTTATGTATATTTCGATATAGTAATCATACTCAATTGTACTGCTAAGGAGGTTTAGTTTTAATGGAaccataaatacaatttttattttacgtgtGTTGTTttcagtactttttttttttttgtggaaaaGCAAGTACGACTTGATGGTGAATGTTCTaccaatttatttaacattcaatGTACTtcttataaattagttaatatttatgattttttgtaaaatgaaaGTGTGAATTTACgatggttaaaaattaaaacaattaaataaaaactgatataatatactatttgaaataataaaaacttcgTGTACGGTAGGTATGTCCACAATGCACTCCGAAACTACTTAACCGATTTCGAGTAAATTATGATCAATGCGTGTGATTTGGTCTCCATCATAAGATAGGATAATTTTTGTCCGATTAATAACCTCATATTTCTacctttttattatgtttagcgctgtttgattatttttaacgaatgataAATAATCGcggttaatcgattgaaaaatGCAACGCTGGGCGGGAAAGTTATATAAAGACGATATGTCGGAAATATCATTCaaacaccaaaaatattatttatccttacactaaatgttagcattaggCAACTAAATTTAATACAGTTGAATTTTGTACAGGCAACGAAGTGCACGgggtttaaatattaaaggtattatatattgtatataaatattaaaaatctgaatGTTACTGAAACCATATAAATGTTTGATCTGTACAATTGACTATGACAACAATAATCAAGttaaatataagtatctattatCATCTGGCATAGAGTACAAAGaaaaaggaaaattaatttgatatattatattataaattcaattctatggatataatttttataggcaccttattattgaattttaacttaatactatatgtatttattttaataaaccttaaattattaaactattttacctGAGTTAATAAGTTCTTCATCGGTACATTCATTAGTAGTTTTCGGGGTATTGGGAACTTTAACTACAGCTACCGGATCCAATTTAGTCACTTTGCCGTAAGCCATAATACTCTGCAGTTTTTCTTTTTCTCCGTTGTAATTTTCTAGcaataatgtttatacttaattatttataatacctaaaactTGTAATTTGATTACAATTTAGTAGTACAACCATATATGGCGTactatttttgtatagatattttgCGTTTACTTTGTTTTGAGCTCGGTTTGTAGGCTTCTGGTTCATACGCTCCTGACTCGATGATATTCTTCAACGTTCGCGGTCTGGTCGACCGATACCGCTTGATGGGATTTGCAGACACTGCGGACACTGGACGGTTAGATATCGTTGACGGCGAATCACCGCCGGATCTTAGCCAACCCTGTAAAGATTTTCTTTGTAATGTCGTTAAGCGGCTCTCCTTTATCAACTCTGCAAACAGCGTTAAAcggaataattttaattatatattattactattgttactgtgaagtgtttaataaaatgctatgtggttttataaaataggtcAAATCTGATGATCTTggtccaaaaaaataatgtgctttgaaaaattattattatggcaaTCCAGAATTTCAAAAAATCAAAGCCTAATTTGGGAGTTCagcaattattaaagtaatacatttttcatatactgtaatataatttatgtagttttattataaatttataaataatatgtatacaaattatctgGTACTAGGTAGTCaactatttaaacaataaaaatgtatattatggacttagattatgttataaaaattttatattgaagaAGATATAATGTTGAAGTCACTGACGGTTCAATACGTACCTATAGGTGTAAAAGCacacttataattatttgctTTCGATATAGaatgtatagtaaaatgttCAAAAGATATGTCTCTTACGtgcaaaaaactttttttatagtataaaaaatgctttgattttaagGGTGGTTTCTGGTATCAATTTGGATCTAGTTAATACTTTTGGAGGGAATGGTTGAGAGTATAAAAATACCATGTACTTATCAAAatagtcataaatattaaatttcatacaagATACAAAAAGTTAAACTGTTTTCGTTCAGAATTGTTTTAAtcgcataaaataatttatcattgaaattaaaattaactcacctattatagtgacctactaaATGACAAGGTATATTCAACGTCTACAACTATATATCATAATAGCTGTTACTCACTTGgacgaattttatattttaatatatgttacaaattttataattacgcaCTTTTTATcccatgttttattattttatatacctagatAAACAGgtaaaaaacgtataatatacaaatgtaaatgttatttaagtgtatatatcacacataaaatgtatatattattttgtaatatttgtttgaacTAAATTTTTCTACGTAATAAGAATCCTAATCACGTTTTTGCACTATTCTTTTTAAAATcctttgtttaatataaacaatattgaatattgattaatagTATTGTAAGCTAACAAAGTTTATTTTCCTAAAGAAAGAAAATAGGGCATTCTGCATATAAGTACAGTTAGTACCTATCTgccttatttatttaacttttagatttataaagGTAAAAGGTAATTATAAGGGTATATTAAAGGTATTTATaaagtaatgagtaatgataTACGAGTAGTATAAAATTAGAACCTTGCAAACGTTTCATAAAAGTATaccatctatattataaatattttgttcaatattaataaatatgttatttttgaatataaaattttgtgaATTTCAGTCCAcactacttattataatatatttttttttattattaaaataaatgtactagataaattataattattattatgtacaaatctataatattataatctatacatttttatttattatatacaaatagtgTAACACAGAAAATCTGATTAGACGATAATTTCCGCAATAGTATAGGAAGTAacctacacatttttatttttgtaggaaCGACCCTTTCTGGTCTATTGAACCTTTATTCGTTAGATATACACAGTAGCTTGGTATACCTACAAGAAAAACAACTAAACAAATATAtcgaaagtaaaataattattttacgttagATGTTGATTTTATACGACCTTGTATATTGTTTCCTCTTGAAGACCAAACagattttttacaataagaaAACGTTGcccgttaattttaaattgcacgTTAGATTCATTCAAAAAGTCAACCCTAAACAATTCTTTAGAATTTTTccaaatgttaaatgttttattcgtttataagttgtttataaaaaaaaaaattatgaaattgtatttaaaatttctcacctgaaataaattataatattatataaattatatttttaataaaatgtttctatttGTAACTGTAAAAGCATTTTTaatagtatgattttttttctattcttaATTCACTATataattgttacaataataaattgaatttgccaggttaaaatttaaaattacgataTACCAGaagcaactatataatattattacctattcacTAAGTATgtgaaacaaaaatacaatacacgTAACTATGTTTAAGTAAAAAGTTCTTTCAATTTTACAAAAGGAATAtagccatttttatataatatattatgattcaatacttttataataataaacaaaatcgacattttatgaaattaatacaattatctaTACAGTTATAGCAAAAAGGTAGCTTTTTTATCGCATTATACTCAATTTTAGGCTATTGATCAccatttattaagtttaatatactatttactaataatttatgatatcatACCGTTCAAAAATTTCCGAGTTTCCGAGCTGTATTCGGATGGTCTAGATGCATTAAAGATTCCACCTTGATTGCAAATTTTTGTCCGGTACGCCATTTTAATCTtcttatgataataatgattgtGCGATATAAACAAACTTTTAAACcacaataaaataagtaatgtgTATTAATctctttaagaatattatatcaatgaaaCAGTCAATTTTACGGTACATAGTTTACCATGGTTACTGACACAATCGACTTGGTAGTCACTAGGTAGGTACACAATACAATAAGacagtaaacataaaaatattatttacatgacTTATTATAAGGTTATGTTAAGTTAGAATGATTTGTATTGTATAAGTGGTTCACaaattatttcacaaaaattatgatagtataaaatatttttaaaaaaaaattttcgtaGATTTTTACGACACAACTTTCTAACAAAATGAAACTTTatactaaaacatattattcagGAATTAATGTAACTATATTGTTAACTTTCATCGACTTGTAAAATAGGTTACATCTaagacaatatatattatttaaaataaaacgtaacaTACTGTaggtaaaacattaaaaaaggtACCTAccatatatgttataatatattgtattaccaAAAGTATTGAAAGTCTAAGTAAGgtgcatattttattcattgattgaaactatttattaactataaaatagtaggtatttaataaattacgtgaaaaaataaaattatatgccatagtatttaattattatcctaGAAGCTTAGAAAAAatccaacattttaaataataacatctgAGCCATCTTGCGGTGAAATATCAAACTATTAGGTTTTAGTGAGCTCCGAATATTTAGCATATAGAGAGAGCTCGATATTGTGCGATGAAGAATATCACCTTTTCcggaaacaataatattaaataatatacatactttaataaaatataacgaattTGTATGGTTCATAATAAacatttgaacatatttttaagttgaagttatgtttcatttaatgttgtttttaatatttcttttaacgttatatttcgtttataataaataaataatacacattttcatttccgattttaaacatttttttccaagtatacatttttttataacatttacaagccccaaaaagatttaaatatatatatatatccaactAGATGAGTTCAAACTAGATTGTacctaataaattttatatggaGAATCTATGAACCGAAAAACTTCCTGAACAATCTCAAAGATATCCGGATGTTGATTGGCAAATCTCAACCGTAAATAGTAATCCGACAACCGACTAGTCTCTTTTATAGGGGTACCTATGAGAATGAGATAAAATATTCTGGgagtaaaactatttattattagtcgGAAAAGTTTTGTGATAATTTAAAGATTGATACCAACCTAGCAACGTTAAGCctttctcaaaaataatacataacatcaTTAAATGTGATCctgttagtaaaataaaaatatagattttcgtattacacaataatcaatattacgcgtaaatacaatattcatttaaaaattgttacaaactaaatttagatgaaatatttattttaatttcattggacctcaaattaaaactaaaataaattatgtattatagtccACCCCATAAATTATatgaagtttaaattaatattatcttactaGTTTCTTAATAACAAGTGTATTCACGAAACAAACAagttaaaaccataaaaatttaaaagcatattataatatttaagccgAATTATATCATTTGCTCTTTGGAATCAGAGAGATTATCTCATGATAATCCTTAGGTCGATATTGTGCGTGAAAAGTTTCAGACACGTATCTCCCTTAAAACTTTTGTACGTGTCCCTGTATATTAGaagatataggtatattactacTATTTCTCATTAAATGGTTATATCCAAGGTCAGTtggcatttaaaattataggaaCTCATATTTATTTACAGCCTGTAAATACGAAAAGAGATTAATAAGTCTTCAACAGACTATAAAATCAGTCTACTAACTTCGTGCTGCGTAATCCTTTTATTTTGAACACGCaaacaattgtaaaatttaacagCTTCTTTATACCGTATTGTTataaaatcacatttattaattgctagtataatttttaactatgaatcaaaaaaaaattatttacaaaataattaatgtttaataaaccgTTATTGTGATTAGTATGAACTTgtgtaaataacaaataaataagaaatgtaataacatttagctgtattcatttaaatatttaaacgaatgACAAATCGTTTGAATCAATCTAAATTGAATAcaagtattataggtacaacaatatacaactattgttatactattataaaatgtattgtgtattgtaatatcattataatgaaCTATGTGACTTGACCGTTTAAATCAATGCTCGTGCCCTTGTGGACCCATCGGTCATCGATTCGTCTGAAATCAAACTGTTTAAAGTTCACGTAATTATAGATTGTACCATAGTCGTACTGACACGCCCTGATAAAATACATAAGACCAACGGGAAACGGGTGTTATTTTCTAGTCTGTCCTAATCTAATCtagaattaatgaaataaaagtgttttcatcaatatttaaGATCGAAACGAACGTAATTGATATCAATTggcataagaaaataattttttataataataaacattgtatttcGAGGAAAAATtaattgctttaaaaatatgtataaaaattaagaaaacaatacattattatgtattgactTTAACTATTGATTTAATCATAACACTAACTGGTTCGTCATTCGTCCTTTATGtttgtaataagtatataccttAGTACTATGTGCTGttgaatcaaaataattgttaaaatcttatgaaaataaatatattcagtaacaattgtattatttatattgaaaataatctaattttgtaaaattttaagatAAGCACAAAATTATGGTGCaaagatgataaaataaaatttaattttctattgacgatatgaaaatatataattaccattaaatttataagtaacatattattagtatatacaacatgcttaaaatattcttaatttgacaaattaaaaatgtgtttaaaaccaatataaactattatttaacattgtgtagaaattaaaaaaactacctatcatttgaatagttaaaaaaCATAGTAGGTTTTAActtgaaaatatagtaaatatttttaaaaggatGTACTAaattgtatctattataatataggaacatttttttgatttaaatttagtggtttattttaactttaaagtatTTGTAAAATTCTATGGATGTCATTATACatacttaaaactattttttagttaaaaatccaattgatattattattattatttatacataggtataaatatatatacgtagagcacttcaaattttatattaattgtatcatGCATAATTTATGTCatgtatacataggtaataaacCTAACTACCTAAATACGATATAACGCCATAGAACTTTCTTAGAATATGCCACACTTGCATTACATGCGGATACCTACCTTAATATGATGGTTGAAATACGATTGAGCATAAAACACCTTTTTTGCAACACGATTGAGCGGCTGGTACCGAATTCCGTCCCGTGCTCAATCAATCATGTTGCTATAAAAGGTATATGCCTAATCGTTTTATGCTCAATCGTGCTTTACCGCTTATGATGACTAAAGAAGATCCACATGACCTGAACTAAGATACACCCATCTTACGCATACTTATCTTAAATACCGACAGTATATACCAAATTAAAACATACACATCTGAATTCcagaaactttaaattaaattctcgTCCCCTCAACAAAAACAatcaactataatttaatacaatcttaattacctaatatacaatattatttagtttagttGCTTTGTCATCGGTTCataagtatgaaaaaaataaatacgactATGTAAATAAGTCAAAGGGCTCTGTGATAATTTTCATGGATgtcttaataatatgttaatccaTATAAACGTAGCTATAAAGGtagttcaatttaatatttataatacgtagttaaataaactataaaacttaaaatatcgtAGACGGTAATTCGTCGAAGAAAAACATTTAACGTAACCTTTTGTGTActacgaaaaaataatagttgagTAGAAaccctatatttatatatagtaaatgttTTTATGCTATGCATATGTGTACGTCAAATACTGACTATAGATCAAAAGACTTCCCACCACC
This genomic window contains:
- the LOC132921314 gene encoding UPF0193 protein EVG1 homolog; protein product: MAYRTKICNQGGIFNASRPSEYSSETRKFLNELIKESRLTTLQRKSLQGWLRSGGDSPSTISNRPVSAVSANPIKRYRSTRPRTLKNIIESGAYEPEAYKPSSKQKNYNGEKEKLQSIMAYGKVTKLDPVAVVKVPNTPKTTNECTDEELINSVILEIEDREKFLSDMEDLGQGSKYNASIIHEICDRIKKLEVFVSKNACSYRQADVQGIANKYRIPLGLPKTLPGSLSII